One genomic region from Equus asinus isolate D_3611 breed Donkey chromosome 8, EquAss-T2T_v2, whole genome shotgun sequence encodes:
- the TOP3B gene encoding DNA topoisomerase 3-beta-1 isoform X3 — translation MNQAHGGEKTVFRARFSSITDTDICNAMARLGEPDHNEALSVDARQELDLRIGCAFTRFQTKYFQGKYGNLDSSLISFGPCQTPTLGFCVERHDKIQSFKPETYWVLQAKVNTDKDRSLLLDWDRVRVFDREIAQMFLNMTKLEKEAQVEATSRKEKAKQRPLALNTVEMLRVASSSLGMGPQHAMQTAERLYTQGYISYPRTETTHYPENFDLKGPLRQQANHPAWADTVKRLLAEGINRPRKGHDAGDHPPITPMRSATEAELGSEAWRLYEYITRHFIATVSYDCKYLQSSISFRIGPEHFCCTGKTVISPGFTEIMPWQSVPLEESLPTCQRGDTFAVSEMKMLEKQTSPPDYLTEAELITLMEKHGIGTDASIPVHINNICQRNYVVVESGRRLKPTNLGIVLVHGYYKIDAELVLPTIRSAVEKQLNLIAQGKADYRQVLGHTLDVFKRKFHYFVDSIAGMDELMEVSFSPLAATGKPLSRCGKCHRFMKYIQAKPSRLHCSHCDETYTLPQNGTIKLYKELRCPLDDFELVLWSSGSRGKSYPLCPYCSNHPPFRDMKKGAGGAEACSLLSPHAPRWAREEAGPRAGPGPETHREAQCQAAKGQDVSPGRLLRMTARRPFPRLQMAILGATEIIKTHLQNKQLETFCWCQRVMVSCPPHPCAPPLPPLCTHLLDACSVHTLAVPAGRPPSMETEHTQSTAYVTFQYMGDTAQHSSCVHEEEVALSPMRNEGTNHQSPLTDVRRETQWRRRGWEKSSLDLGLLHSSPLLGVRPHTPH, via the exons ATGAATCAGGCCCACGGGGGCGAGAAGACAGTGTTCCGGGCCAGGTTCAGCTCCATCACGGACACGGACATCTGCAACGCCATGGCCCGCCTGGGTGAGCCCGACCACAATGAGGCCCTCTCAGTGGACGCCCGACAGGAGCTGGACCTGCGCATTGGCTGTGCCTTCACCAG GTTTCAGACTAAATATTTCCAGGGGAAATATGGCAACCTAGATAGCTCCCTCATCTCGTTTGGGCCATGTCAAACCCCGACCCTGGGATTCTGCGTGGAGAGACATGACAAGATCCAGTCCTTCAAACCAGAGACCTACTGGGTGCTGCAGGCCAAG GTTAACACCGATAAAGACAGATCTCTCCTTTTGGACTGGGACCGCGTGCGAGTGTTCGACCGGGAGATTGCACAGATGTTTTTAAACATGACAAAGCTGGAGAAGGAAGCCCAG GTGGAGGCCacaagcaggaaagaaaaggccAAGCAGAGGCCCCTGGCCCTGAACACCGTGGAGATGCTGCGTGTGGCCAGCTCTTCTCTGG GCATGGGGCCGCAGCACGCCATGCAGACCGCCGAGCGGCTCTACACTCAAGGCTACATCAGCTACCCACGGACTGAGACTACCCACTACCCCGAGAACTTTGACCTGAAGGGCCCTTTGCGGCAGCAGGCCAACCACCCAGCCTGGGCCGACACG GTGAAGCGGTTGTTAGCAGAAGGTATCAACCGCCCACGGAAAGGCCATGATGCCGGTGACCATCCCCCCATCACCCCCATGAGGTCTGCCACAGAGGCCGAATTAG GGAGTGAGGCGTGGCGGCTCTATGAGTACATCACCAGACACTTCATCGCCACAGTTAGCTACGACTGCAAGTACCTCCAGAGCAGCATCTCCTTCAGGATCGGGCCTGAGCACTTCTGCTGCACAGGGAAGACCGTCATCTCACCAG GCTTCACGGAGATCATGCCCTGGCAGAGCGTGCCCCTGGAGGAGAGCCTGCCCACCTGCCAGAGGGGCGACACCTTCGCCGTGAGCGAGATGAAGATGCTGGAGAAGCAGACAAGCCCACCTGACTACCTGACGGAGGCCGAGCTCATCACACTCATGGAGAAGCATGGCATTG GGACAGATGCCAGCATCCCTGTGCACATCAACAACATCTGCCAGCGCAATTACGTTGTCGTGGAGAGCGGGCGCCGGCTCAAGCCCACCAACCTGGGCATCGTCCTGGTGCACGGCTACTACAAGATCG ACGCAGAGCTGGTGCTCCCCACCATCCGGAGCGCAGTGGAGAAGCAGCTGAACCTGATCGCCCAGGGCAAGGCCGACTACCGCCAGGTCCTGGGCCACACCCTGGACGTCTTCAAGAGGAAGTTCCACTACTTCGTGGACTCCATCGCCG GCATGGATGAGTTGATGGAGGTGTCTTTTTCACCCCTGGCGGCCACAGGCAAGCCACTCTCCCGCTGCGGGAAGTGCCACCGGTTCATGAAGTACATCCAG GCCAAGCCAAGCCGCCTGCATTGCTCCCACTGCGATGAGACCTACACCCTCCCCCAGAACGGCACCATCAAACTCTATAAGGAGCTCCGGTGCCCGCTGGACGACTTTGAGCTGGTCCTATGGTCATCGGGCTCCCGGGGCAAGAGCTACCCTCTGTGTCCCTATTGCTCCAACCACCCGCCCTTCCGAGACATGAAGAAAG GAGCTGGTGGAGCTGAAGCATGCAGCCTCCTGTCACCCCATGCACCGCGGtgggccagggaggaggcagggccgaGGGCGGGCCCGGGGCCGGAGACCCACAGGGAAGCCCAGTGCCAGGCGGCCAAAGGACAAGATGTCAGCCCTGGCCGCCTACTTCGTATGACGGCCCGCCGACCCTTCCCCAGGCTCCAGATGGCTATCCTTGGGGCAACAGAAATCATTAAAACACATCTCCAGAACAAGCAGCTTGAGACCTTTTGCTGGTGTCAGAGGGTTATGGTGTCCTGCCCACCCCATCCCTGtgccccacctctccctccactcTGCACACACCTCCTAGATGCCTGCTCTGTCCACACCCTGGCGGTGCCTGCAGGGAGGCCCCCAAGTATGGAAACGGAGCACACCCAGTCCACGGCTTACGTCACATTCCAGTACATGGGAgacacagcacagcacagcagctGTGTGCATGAGGAGGAGGTGGCCCTGTCGCCCATGAGGAACGAGGGCACCAACCACCAGTCACCACTGACAGATGTCAGGAGGGAGACCCAGTGGAGGAGGCGGGGCTGGGAGAAGTCCTCTCTGGACCTTGGCCTTCTTCACTCCAGCCCACTGCTCGGGGTCAGACCCCATACTCCCCACTAA
- the PPM1F gene encoding protein phosphatase 1F, with product MASGAPQESSQMAEETLGFLDMLLCDFPAPLSPDSPLPWKVPGTVLRQEEVEGELAELAMGFLGSRNAPPPLASCLAHEAVSQLLQADLSEFRKKPRQEEDDDAEEEKAPVTLLDAEGLVRTLFNQLWEVCSRWQKQVPSTAQAPQRPWLVSIHAIRNTRRKMEDRHVCLSAFNQLFGLSDPVDRAYFAVFDGHGGVDAARYAAAHVHAHAARRPELPTDPAGALREAFRRTDEMFLWKAKRERLQSGTTGVCALIAGKTLHVAWLGDSQVILVQQGQVVKLMEPHRPERQDERERIEALGGFVSHMDCWRVNGTLAVSRAIGDVFQKPYVSGEADAASRELTGSEDYLLLACDGFFDVVPHHEVAGLVQSHLVRQQGSGLHVAEELVAAARERGSHDNITVMVVFLRDPRALLEGGAQGAGDLPSGLSEPETNTPPRS from the exons ATGGCCTCTGGAGCCCCACAGGAGAGCAGCCAGATGGCAGAGGAGACACTGGGCTTCCTGGACATGCTCCTCTGCGACTTTCCAGCCCCACTGAGCCCAGACAGCCCTCTGCCGTGGAAGGTCCCAGGGACAGtgctgaggcaggaggaggtggaaggCGAGCTGGCCGAGCTGGCGATGGGTTTCCTGGGCAGCAG GAATGCTCCACCACCACTTGCTTCGTGTCTGGCCCATGAGGCAGTTTCCCAGCTGCTGCAGGCAGACCTTTCCGAATTCAGGAAGAAGCCCAGGCAGGAGGAGGATGACGACGCAGAAGAAGAGAAGGCCCCTGTGACCT TGCTGGATGCCGAGGGCCTGGTGAGGACTTTGTTTAACCAGCTCTGGGAAGTATGCAGCCGGTGGCAGAAGCAGGTGCCCTCGACTGCCCAGGCTCCGCAGAGGCCGTGGCTGGTCTCCATCCACGCCATCCGGAACACTCGCCGCAAGATGGAGGACCGGCACGTGTGCCTTTCTGCCTTCAACCAGCTCTTCGGCCTGTCC GACCCCGTGGACCGCGCCTACTTTGCCGTGTTTGACGGTCACGGCGGGGTGGACGCTGCGAGGTATGCTGCTGCACACGTGCATGCCCACGCTGCCCGCCGGCCGGAGCTGCCTACAGACCCTGCAGGGgccctcagggaagccttccggCGCACCGACGAGATGTTTCTGTGGAAAGCCAAGCGAGAG CGGCTGCAGAGCGGCACCACGGGTGTGTGCGCGCTCATCGCGGGAAAGACCCTGCACGTCGCCTGGCTCGGAGACTCTCAGGTCATCCTGGTGCAGCAGGGACAGGTGGTGAAACTGATGGAGCCGCACAGACCCGAGCGACAG GACGAGCGGGAGCGCATCGAGGCGCTGGGCGGCTTCGTGTCTCACATGGACTGCTGGAGAGTCAACGGGACCCTGGCTGTCTCCAGAGCCATCG GGGATGTCTTCCAGAAGCCCTACGTGTCTGGGGAGGCGGATGCAGCCTCCCGGGAGCTGACGGGCTCCGAGGACTACCTGCTGCTCGCCTGCGACGGCTTTTTCGACGTTGTCCCCCACCATGAGGTTGCTGGCCTCGTGCAGAGCCACCTGGTCAGGCAGCAGGGCAGTGGGCTACACGTCGCCGAGGAGCTGGTGGCTGCAGCCCGGGAGCGGGGCTCCCACGACAACATCACAGTCATGGTGGTCTTCCTCAGGGACCCCCGAGCCCTGC